GTCTCCCCGAAGCTCGCGCCGCTCAGCGTGGTCAACGGCGCGGCCAGCAGCGTCAGCCTGGACCTCGGCGTCCACGGGCCCAGCCAGGCCGTCTCCACCGCCTGCTCCTCCGGCACCGTCGCCATCGGCACCGCCCACCAGATGCTCCGCTCCGGGGCCTGCGACATCGTCATCACGGGCGGCGCGGAATCCACCTGCACCCGGCTCCTGATCGCCAGCGCCTGCAGCCTCAAGGCCGTCTCCACCCGCCGCGAGGACCCCGCTGCCGCCTGCCGCCCCTTCGACACCCACCGCGACGGCTTCGTCGTCGGCGAGGGCGCGGGCCTGCTCGTCCTGGAGCACCCGGACCACGCGCGCGCCCGGGGCGCCACCGTCCGCGCCCAGGTGAACGGCTACGGGGCCTCCAGCGACGCCCACTCCGCCGTCGCCCCGGACCCGGACGGCCTCGGCATCGAACGCGCCCTGCGCACCGCGCTCGCCGACGCCGGCCTCTCCCCGGCCGACGTCGGGCACGTCAACGCCCACGGCACCTCGACGCTCTCCAACGACCTGATCGAGGCGACGATGCTCCGCCGCGTCCTCGGCGAGAGCCCTCTGGTGACCTCCACCAAGGCGATGACCGGCCACACCCTCGGCGCGGCGGGCGGCATCGAGGCCGCCCTCACCGTGCTCGCCCTCCAGCACCAACTGGTCCCGCCGA
This sequence is a window from Streptomyces parvus. Protein-coding genes within it:
- a CDS encoding beta-ketoacyl-[acyl-carrier-protein] synthase family protein, whose protein sequence is MSAAAAAPYRRTPLSPFAAAVTGVGLVTSAGTGVDAAWHGVTEGLAPSAAPRPELDGLPCDFFYSVTDCDPGAVLGVATRRLMDRFAQLAVIAAREAVADAGLDPAVWDSGRVGVVIGSAHGGLSFYDEQAAALAARGPRRVSPKLAPLSVVNGAASSVSLDLGVHGPSQAVSTACSSGTVAIGTAHQMLRSGACDIVITGGAESTCTRLLIASACSLKAVSTRREDPAAACRPFDTHRDGFVVGEGAGLLVLEHPDHARARGATVRAQVNGYGASSDAHSAVAPDPDGLGIERALRTALADAGLSPADVGHVNAHGTSTLSNDLIEATMLRRVLGESPLVTSTKAMTGHTLGAAGGIEAALTVLALQHQLVPPTVNLDAPDPRIPIEVVAKEARAAAFDCAVKTSLGFGGHNAALVLTRS